A window from Methylocystis sp. MJC1 encodes these proteins:
- the rplT gene encoding 50S ribosomal protein L20 encodes MARVKRGVTSHAKHKKTLKAAKGFYGRRKNTIRTAKAAVDRSMQYATRDRKAKKRVFRALWIQRLNAAVREHGLTYSRFIDGLAKAGVIVDRKVLSQLAIEKPEAFAAIVAQAKAALPQAA; translated from the coding sequence ATGGCTCGCGTCAAACGGGGCGTTACGTCCCACGCCAAGCACAAGAAAACGCTGAAGGCCGCCAAGGGCTTTTATGGCCGCCGCAAGAATACGATCCGCACCGCCAAGGCGGCCGTCGATCGCTCGATGCAATACGCCACGCGCGACCGCAAGGCCAAGAAGCGCGTCTTCCGCGCCCTCTGGATCCAGCGCCTCAACGCCGCCGTGCGTGAGCATGGCCTGACCTATTCGCGCTTCATCGACGGCCTCGCCAAGGCTGGCGTGATCGTCGACCGCAAGGTTCTGTCGCAGCTCGCCATCGAGAAGCCCGAGGCTTTTGCTGCGATCGTCGCTCAGGCCAAGGCGGCGCTGCCGCAGGCTGCCTAA